Proteins from one Mercurialis annua linkage group LG7, ddMerAnnu1.2, whole genome shotgun sequence genomic window:
- the LOC126656635 gene encoding transcription factor HEC3-like gives MLRDQIVSMENQIPYMNPFCHVGYTIQTHQNPTSSIPIPVPPFLEEETEEEVEEEEELGAMKEMMFKIAAMQPVDIDPSTIHKPKRRNIRISDDPQSVAARHRRERISEKMRILQRLVPGATKMDTASMLDEAIRYVKFLKKQIRLLQSNGTNININNNINQTPPRSADWQSLVGHGFTYHGNGSDYAPATCFSNHEVIISD, from the coding sequence ATGTTGAGAGACCAAATAGTATCCATGGAAAACCAAATTCCTTACATGAACCCATTTTGTCATGTTGGCTACACCATTCAAACACACCAAAATCCAACATCTTCTATTCCTATACCCGTTCCGCCTTTTCTCGAAGAAGAAACAGAAGAAgaagtagaagaagaagaagagctaGGAGCAATGAAGGAAATGATGTTCAAAATCGCAGCGATGCAGCCGGTAGACATAGATCCGTCGACAATTCACAAGCCTAAACGACGAAACATAAGAATCAGCGACGATCCACAGAGCGTAGCAGCGCGCCATAGGAGAGAAAGAATAAGTGAAAAGATGAGAATTCTTCAAAGACTTGTTCCTGGCGCTACCAAAATGGACACTGCCTCCATGCTCGACGAAGCGATTCGATACGTAAAATTCTTGAAGAAACAGATTAGGTTACTTCAATCCAACGGTACTAACATAAACATCAACAACAATATTAATCAAACCCCACCACGAAGTGCAGATTGGCAGTCTCTTGTAGGCCATGGATTTACTTATCATGGTAATGGAAGTGATTATGCTCCAGCTACGTGCTTCAGTAATCATGAGGTAATAATCAGTGATTAG